In Pseudobythopirellula maris, a single window of DNA contains:
- a CDS encoding tetratricopeptide repeat protein — translation MQQYRVNFTLLIGLLVGALVVVGGGYGLWRFQVDRNAGRLLTRADEAEAEGDLPKTAGLLFEYLRIRKDDAEVHERFANTFAEIAEDPSVQRKDLAMALQRLEMTVRDQPDNDKLRRRLVDLLMAPHVPGLKDALDHINYLLNRNPGDPELELLKSQCLFAVSDRGAMDHAYRLIGFDEATETFEPEKAVAPNDPMVYARVANILREDEHEQELAEEMIERMVEANPESGQAYLIRARLREQKNEDDAAEADVARALELSPNDPSVVVTNARLLAKKERFEEARELLIGAIKENPETPFLYQTLAGIDLRLEDYESALSRFDEGIESVSPRASAELKFYRTRLQIERGDSDQVAAEIETMRKDGVMAAPFLDYLSARLEMANNEWFAAAQELERLRPFLAERAELNVESLWLLGFCYEKLGQWERAAETYQLTLQSDPDNELARLGLIRSKSQIGRGTGSEEVSSIYERLSRELDKPESEQDWNAFNEEIAQYVDVYNLSDAMEIILQGEVLMRRGKFAESRKKLLEAYRMAPNDLGVRRAAVKLFAADPEQGPVKALKLLDKVVADFDDLPILRLERADLYIAINDENLTEQLMSLTDDLDAMTRDQKIQLWTGLSKKFAQLRDRESQTYCLRQVADLAPSDLVALLQLFMTAREQDDEAGMRDAQDRILEVVGSQENPTWMFTEANRLVADYRATREGPEALTKAKELIDRTIDERPEWNQPLLLDAEISLLRGQESKALASYDRGSKLGRPSALGLFQHVKLLMRYGRYQDALKEMEQVNRGSRLLLLGQDYAEALFRSGQLEEAIAVAREISSNTVNNADRQLWLGRFLASAVATPQAKQDFSEERRAKLITDAGEAFNRSVEIEPASAENWLAQITFLLMSGQKGKAEDAIRSAQLAITEDQVTLLTARCYEVVGRWLDAESMYRLAHERVPDDPKTARLLAQFYLGKGYPRDNGRELARPLINDILRSAAEGETNPNDQNVTWARRMGANLLSQTGEYLSLLDAERLLSSNAKDGLMAQEDKAMMAQILANRPEPLSRLKAVKLFEELRSGGLSSVQSEMVLAKLYASLGQWEKCRDHMIDMIGARPTDPNVRKLYLALLINQGTPEAIDTAARQVRRLHELAPEDPATRDLVARVAYKRGETQNAVKAARSMLPSNLRSLEPGDLPTVKRVARLLTEFEQYDTAEGLYALAASLGGVSEKLALATFVGQHRDLEKGFDTLEGLRGESSAVGLVQQGIAVLRHRAEQSDSGQIDQEYLSRVSGWLDSALRDNPEQISLLLHKAELLDLQGKPLESAETYRVLLESDKLRNVSRAVVLNNLAYLLSVTVGTPDATAEALEHVDEAISIIGPTSDVLDTRAVAYLAADKADEAVEDLKLAVIDKPTPSKYFHKAVAHMMSNDQDDALEAWKKAVELGLSRDDLPRVEREQYDQLKSDLENRGLLSASL, via the coding sequence ATGCAACAATACCGCGTCAATTTCACTCTCCTGATCGGTCTGCTCGTCGGCGCCTTGGTGGTCGTGGGTGGCGGCTACGGGCTGTGGCGTTTCCAAGTGGATCGCAACGCCGGCCGATTGCTCACCCGCGCCGACGAGGCCGAAGCCGAGGGCGACCTGCCCAAGACGGCCGGCCTGCTCTTCGAGTACCTCCGCATCCGCAAGGACGACGCCGAAGTCCACGAGCGTTTCGCCAACACCTTTGCCGAGATCGCCGAAGACCCGTCGGTCCAGCGCAAAGACCTCGCCATGGCGTTGCAGCGGCTCGAGATGACGGTCCGCGACCAGCCGGACAACGACAAACTGCGCCGCCGTTTGGTCGACCTCTTGATGGCCCCCCACGTGCCAGGCCTGAAGGACGCGCTCGACCACATCAATTACTTGCTCAATCGCAACCCGGGCGATCCCGAGCTCGAGCTCCTCAAGTCGCAGTGCTTGTTCGCCGTATCGGACCGCGGGGCGATGGACCACGCCTACCGCTTGATCGGCTTCGACGAGGCGACCGAGACGTTCGAACCGGAGAAGGCGGTCGCCCCGAACGACCCGATGGTCTACGCCCGCGTGGCCAACATCTTGCGGGAGGATGAGCACGAGCAGGAGCTGGCCGAGGAGATGATCGAGCGGATGGTCGAGGCGAACCCCGAATCGGGCCAAGCCTACCTCATCCGGGCCCGGCTCCGCGAACAGAAGAACGAAGACGACGCGGCCGAGGCCGACGTGGCGCGGGCGCTGGAGCTCTCGCCGAACGACCCGTCGGTCGTGGTCACCAACGCCCGCCTGCTCGCCAAGAAGGAGCGTTTCGAGGAGGCCCGCGAGCTGCTCATCGGCGCCATCAAGGAGAACCCCGAGACGCCTTTCCTTTACCAAACACTGGCCGGCATCGACCTGCGTCTGGAAGACTACGAGTCGGCCCTGTCGCGGTTCGACGAGGGCATCGAGTCGGTCTCACCCCGGGCCAGCGCCGAGCTGAAGTTCTACCGCACGCGGTTGCAGATCGAACGCGGCGACTCGGACCAGGTCGCGGCCGAGATCGAAACGATGCGTAAGGATGGCGTGATGGCGGCGCCGTTCCTCGATTACTTGTCGGCGCGTTTGGAGATGGCGAACAACGAGTGGTTCGCCGCCGCCCAAGAACTCGAGCGGCTCAGGCCCTTCCTCGCCGAGCGGGCCGAACTGAACGTCGAGTCGCTCTGGCTGCTGGGCTTCTGCTACGAGAAGCTCGGCCAGTGGGAGAGGGCGGCCGAGACCTACCAGTTGACCCTGCAGAGCGATCCCGACAACGAGCTGGCGCGTCTGGGCCTGATCCGGTCGAAGTCGCAGATCGGTCGCGGCACGGGCTCGGAAGAGGTTTCCTCCATCTACGAGCGGCTTTCCCGCGAGCTCGACAAGCCCGAGAGCGAGCAGGACTGGAACGCGTTCAACGAAGAGATCGCCCAGTACGTCGACGTTTACAACCTGTCCGACGCGATGGAGATCATCCTGCAGGGCGAGGTGCTGATGCGTCGCGGCAAGTTCGCCGAGTCGCGCAAGAAGCTGCTCGAGGCATACCGCATGGCGCCCAACGACCTGGGCGTGCGGCGTGCTGCGGTCAAGCTGTTCGCCGCCGACCCGGAGCAGGGCCCCGTCAAGGCGCTCAAGCTGCTCGACAAGGTGGTCGCCGACTTCGACGACCTGCCGATCCTGCGTCTCGAGCGCGCCGACCTCTACATCGCGATCAACGACGAGAACCTGACCGAGCAGCTGATGTCGCTCACCGACGACCTGGACGCGATGACACGCGACCAGAAGATCCAGCTCTGGACCGGCCTGTCGAAGAAGTTCGCCCAGCTCCGCGACCGCGAGTCGCAAACCTACTGCCTGCGGCAAGTGGCCGACCTCGCGCCGAGCGACTTGGTGGCGCTGTTGCAGCTGTTCATGACCGCCCGCGAGCAGGACGACGAGGCGGGCATGCGTGACGCCCAAGACCGCATCCTTGAGGTCGTCGGCAGCCAGGAGAACCCCACCTGGATGTTCACCGAGGCGAACCGCCTGGTGGCCGACTACCGCGCCACGCGTGAGGGCCCCGAGGCGCTCACCAAGGCCAAGGAACTGATCGACCGCACGATCGACGAGCGGCCCGAGTGGAACCAGCCGCTGCTGCTGGACGCCGAGATCAGCCTGCTCCGCGGCCAGGAAAGCAAGGCGCTCGCGAGTTACGACCGCGGCTCGAAGCTCGGCCGTCCCTCGGCGTTGGGGCTCTTCCAGCACGTCAAGCTGCTGATGCGTTACGGCCGCTACCAAGACGCGCTCAAAGAGATGGAGCAGGTGAATCGCGGCTCACGCTTGCTGCTGCTGGGGCAGGACTACGCCGAGGCGCTCTTCCGCTCCGGTCAGCTCGAAGAGGCGATCGCTGTGGCCCGCGAGATCAGCAGCAACACGGTCAACAACGCCGACCGCCAGCTGTGGCTCGGTCGCTTCCTGGCCTCGGCCGTCGCGACCCCGCAGGCCAAGCAAGACTTCTCCGAGGAGCGTCGCGCGAAGCTGATCACCGACGCCGGCGAGGCGTTCAACCGCAGCGTGGAGATCGAGCCCGCCTCGGCCGAGAACTGGCTCGCCCAGATCACCTTCCTGCTGATGAGCGGCCAGAAGGGCAAGGCCGAAGACGCCATCCGCTCCGCCCAGCTGGCGATCACCGAGGACCAGGTCACGCTGCTCACGGCGCGGTGCTACGAGGTGGTCGGCCGCTGGCTCGACGCGGAGAGCATGTACCGGCTGGCCCACGAGCGCGTGCCGGACGACCCCAAAACCGCCCGCCTGTTGGCCCAGTTCTACCTCGGCAAGGGGTACCCGCGTGACAACGGCCGCGAGCTCGCCCGCCCGCTGATCAACGACATCTTGCGCAGCGCGGCCGAGGGCGAAACCAATCCCAACGACCAGAACGTCACCTGGGCGCGTCGCATGGGGGCGAATCTCTTGTCCCAGACCGGCGAGTACCTCAGCCTGCTCGACGCCGAACGCCTGCTCTCTTCCAACGCGAAGGACGGCCTGATGGCGCAAGAGGACAAGGCGATGATGGCGCAGATCTTGGCGAACCGCCCCGAGCCGCTCTCGCGTCTGAAGGCCGTGAAGCTCTTCGAGGAGCTCCGCTCCGGCGGCCTCTCGAGCGTGCAGTCGGAGATGGTCCTCGCCAAGCTCTACGCCTCGCTCGGCCAATGGGAGAAGTGCCGCGACCACATGATCGACATGATCGGCGCGCGACCGACCGACCCGAACGTCCGCAAGCTCTACCTCGCGTTGCTCATCAACCAGGGCACGCCCGAGGCGATCGACACGGCCGCGCGACAGGTCCGGCGCCTGCACGAGTTGGCGCCCGAAGACCCCGCCACTCGCGACCTGGTGGCCCGGGTGGCCTACAAGCGCGGCGAGACGCAGAACGCCGTGAAGGCCGCCCGCAGCATGCTGCCCAGCAACCTCCGCTCGCTCGAGCCCGGTGACCTGCCGACCGTCAAACGCGTCGCCCGGTTGCTGACCGAATTCGAGCAGTACGACACGGCCGAAGGGCTCTACGCGCTGGCCGCTTCGCTCGGCGGCGTGAGCGAGAAGTTGGCGCTCGCCACGTTTGTTGGTCAGCACCGCGACCTCGAGAAAGGCTTCGACACGCTCGAGGGCTTGCGCGGCGAATCGAGCGCCGTGGGGCTCGTCCAGCAAGGGATCGCGGTGCTCCGGCACCGCGCCGAGCAATCGGACAGCGGCCAGATCGACCAGGAGTACCTGTCGCGGGTTTCCGGGTGGCTCGACAGCGCGCTCCGCGACAACCCCGAGCAGATCAGCCTGCTGCTCCACAAGGCCGAGTTGCTCGACTTGCAGGGCAAGCCCCTGGAGTCGGCCGAGACCTACCGGGTGCTGCTCGAAAGCGACAAGCTCCGCAACGTGTCGCGGGCCGTTGTGCTGAACAACCTGGCGTACCTGCTCTCGGTCACGGTCGGAACGCCCGACGCCACGGCCGAGGCCTTGGAGCATGTCGACGAGGCGATCTCGATCATCGGCCCCACGAGCGACGTGCTCGACACACGGGCGGTGGCCTACCTGGCGGCCGACAAGGCGGACGAGGCGGTCGAAGACCTCAAGCTGGCGGTCATCGACAAGCCGACCCCGTCGAAGTACTTCCACAAGGCGGTCGCCCACATGATGTCGAACGACCAGGACGACGCCCTGGAGGCGTGGAAAAAAGCGGTCGAATTGGGGCTCTCACGCGACGATCTGCCCCGGGTCGAACGCGAGCAGTACGACCAGCTCAAGTCGGACCTTGAGAACAGGGGCTTGCTCAGCGCAAGCCTCTGA